caaaatgaagacctttttaacatgctagcagcctcttcggacccatttattgcatcactgagacacgtgcgatcacgaaaggatttggaaaatagcaactatagtcccgaaatgttgagtttattagatactgatgtaaatattgaaaatgaaaatgaagaaaatcagccaccaatagcaaattttcaaaattaacttaaaaaaaatttaaaaaaaatttttcttttctttttgtaattatgttaaaaaatcaaattaaaacattaaagtcgtctaaaacaatgttaaattccatttgtgattgaaaaaaaccgggtttcgatccgattcgattcgatttttaaaggaaaaacatgcttggaaatattttctgactttgaccttgaatattacaACACCACAAACACCCAGCACTTTtgacaaacattcattttgaagcttaaggtattctttatcatatgctttttaaatttttgaaatcgctttattggtttagacgctatgatttttgcaatgctaaaTGCCAGAAGGCCCCACTGTGCGCCGTTAAGATGAGTTACTTCAACTGTCAAAAGGTATGTCCAACTAACTATCGTGAGTATATCCAGTTGAAGGTGAGTTACCCCACAAAGTTTATGAGTTTATTTTTAGGATAAATGCCAAACTGTTGATTAAAGATATTTTCCAGTTTTCAAATTCAGTCAGATTATCCCATTTCGCTCAGAACTAAATTGTGGTAAATAAATGAACATGGAACAAAAATATCTGCTCCCCGCTCTAAAAGCGGGTGGTCAAAGATTTTCTATTTCCTATCTATACTAAAATGCTTAATATAATATCTTTCGTTTTGGAAAAAAGCCATGTTTGCAATCACATTGACCATTTCTCTTGCCCTTTAGGCAAATGGCTTTTCTATCCTTTTCACTTGAAGTGGTTGATCGGGGAAAGCTGTGTGGAAATCTTGTGGTTACCTTTTCGAATATTATCAacaggtatgtacatatgtctcaTACGTTTAAGGGCTAAGATAAGTAAGGCCCGCTACCCTCTTCTTTGCTTAAAGGAGGATGGgagataaataaatatatatgcaaattATATGGCAAAACAATATGTTGCTGCATTTTGCACTCAATAGGCTTGTAAACACAAAGACAAATAGACAATGCCCAGGTCGAGGATATTGAAACTGAAACCTCAAAAGGATATAGGCATACGTACTTGACGACGGCCTTTGTGTGTGCTCTGGTTTAATTGTTTCTCTCTAACATATGAgatgaaagaaagaaatgatCTGCATATCCATAACATACATACGTGTAGGTagactatgtgtgtgtgtgtgtgtgtgtgtgggtgattTTCATTATCCTCTAATTGTTTGTGCCATTGTTCACACGATAGGTTTGAGAAATTACACGCTTTGTTAATTGTACCAACCCATACCCAACCCACAAGTGATCCTAATTCATATAGGTTTAGGCCATTTTGGCCCACATGTGAGCTCATTTGCATTGCCTATTCTTGCTGATAGATCTTTGCTCTCTGCTCTAGTTTAAAGACCCGCAAGGCTTAAATAAGGTAGACCGTTAGAGAGGGAGAGGTAGAGAATGAGCCCATCTTTTGGCCAAATGAATCAGTTTATGGCTTGGCACCGGCGACATGCCTTTTGAGAAAAGAGGAAGCAGTTACCATTCTTTTTGCCTTGCTTTGTTGCATTCTCCTGGCCACCAATATATTTGCATGGCCAACAATAAAAACTCAAGTACCACTCGCATTGTTCCTACCAGGACTCTACTGTGTTTGCTTAACGCCGGGCGCATACAGACACTGACACAAAAGGATCGAAGATCGGGGCCGATCTTCAGGGTATAGGATTTGTGTGGCTTTCAGGTCTGTCTTCTCTGTACCTTttcctccttcttcttctttttctcctCCTCTAAGAAAATGAAGGAAATGAAATGGAACCTTATATATTTCAGTAGTGAATGGAAAGGGGAGATGGGGAAAGGGTGGGCCGAAAAGAAACGCGTGCGCGTCACTGTAAAATGCTTTTCCAACTCATTAGCACCGCCCTCCCTCTTACATTTCCCCCCccctatatatataaaactaattaTCTTTCATTTAGAAGAAATACTTGTTTCCCTCACTTCTCCAACAACCCCAAAAATGTATTGtttacacaacaaaaaaaaaaacaaaaaatgttgcaagaGCAAAGTGTATctaatttcataaaaattaaacgaaaatgaaatgtGGCTGAGCGTAAAAAGCAACAGCCAGAATGCATTAATTATCCCAAAGACCTGCGACATCTGCCAAGCCATTGGCAACCATTTAATGAGGCATCCAATGCACTTACACTTACAACAACCTTGCGCCTGtcaacacacactcacacacacacacacacacacacacacgcacacacagagGGAAGATACACACAGAAAAGGGGGAATGGCAAACAGGGAACAGGAGGAACAGGAGGAGTCGAGGCCACGATCGACATCTGTCACCCGTTTGAATTTCTTATTTCTTATACCCTGTAAACTGTCTCCTAGACTAAGTTGGGCATATTGAGATGACACGCGTTGTATATTTAAGCAACCTTCTTAACTGCTTTCAATCGACTTAATTACATTAAAATATAGACATAATTCTTGGTTGAAACgaaattaacatttaaaaaacaaatcgaAGTATAAGATTATGATTAATAAGaattgcaaaagaaaattcattACGGAAGCAGCAAAAATCCATCAAATTACAATCGCTTTTCTTAATCTAAAGTAAGCATCAGATTAGGATTTATTTAACAGTTTCTAATAGTCCTTGACCATATTTTTTTGAGCTTCAAAAACAAGCCCAAAAAATTTGTCATTTTTGAACATGGCGGCCGtgtaaaaaatcaaaatcatcTAAAAACCCAAAATTCTGAATGAGGTCAGAATCAGAATTACATCCATTTAATTTAAGGATATCCTATCAAGTTATCCATGCCGGCAGCAGCATACCATTACTTCAATTCAATTGAGAATGTACAATTCTAATAACACTTTCCATTTTCGAATGTTTATTTGTGTAAAAAGGTCCGCACAACAGGCTTGCCACCAAAGGACTTTAAAAAGTTTGCTTCGCTTAATAGAAAACACTGCTTGAATCCAGACCTTTTCCGTCAAGTTCTTGGCGActcttttcaatttttggaTGTTTTCTAGAAGTTGTCATAGTCACGTGGATTGGTGTATCAAGAACACAAGAACGATCCACCTTAAGTTCCATCATTCGATTGGTTAGAGGGTATCTCAGGGTCTGCTATTCGCCATATTTGTGATCCATAATGTAGGTAAATTAGTTTTAAATGCGACTCTATAAAACCGCAGTCCCTTGGGCAAGAACAATAAGGAGAACATTTTCAAATCGATGTGGTGGTAAATTGAAATGGTTGTTTGTTTTCCTGATGGGCCCAGAcgatgtccgtctgtccgtctgtctgtctgacttCTGCACGCACACGCCTTTTCATTCCTTTCCGTAGCATCATCCCTTGGCATCGCCAACTGGAGTTGGTCGCACTGCTTCCCTTTCGTCGAGACGTGGGTGGTGACGCATGTCATCGTAAACTTCATCATTGGCTCCGTTCGTTCCGTATGGTAGATTGCTCTCTTGCGCTAAAGATTTAACATAGAACAACAGATCCACAGACAACTTACATAACAAATTGTCTATTTTCtatgtttttgtgtgtttttctttttctgcttCGTCTCAGTCTCTGCccatttcataaatattttacagTCCCTATGACTCTCTAGGGATGCCATTGCCAATGCAGAGAGTGAGTAGTGGTAGTAGTAGGAGGGCTGCAACCGAATTTCATGCCTTGTCGAGCTATTTAATTGCAAACAAATTATGTTCTGGCCAGTTCAGTAGGGaccctccctccctccctcccttCCTACATGCCCTTAGTCGTTCGTTGGCAGTCTCCCATCTTGTGTGTGTGGCTAATGGATGCTGCATTGCCTctgaagctgctgctgctgctgctgatgatgttgttgaAATTCTAGCGTTTATCTTGTAAATTGGTTGGGATTAATGTCTAGCGGAAGTTGTGATTTAACTTCTTCTGCGTCTACGTCTACGTCTGCGTCTCTGTCTATAGATGGGCCAATGATAATGCCAACTGTTGTTCGTGCCATCCACCAAGCAACATGTTCATTTACCTACAGCAAACTGTGGGCGTTGAGGCTTTGAAGTTGAAAGCAGCAGGTTAGTAAGTAGTCGTAGAACTATACGACCATAATTAGCcaatcaaaaatttaatttcacaaAACTGATGATGCACTTTACATTTACTATAAACATCAGAACATTACATCAGCATTGAAGTAAATCTagaaaatgaattttcaaCCTTTGTTGATATGATCTGAGAATCTGACTTTTCCATACTTCAATAAATTGGAGTTCACAGAGTGACATTCCAAGCCATGTTAGTCCCCAAGGACCCGACTTTATTACCGTATTTCATTGATTTGTAATCTAAGAATCCGATAGAGATGAGCTTGACTTTTACTTTTCCACAGAGAGTCCAAGGAGTGGAAAGGCTCAGGGACTTAGACATTGCTCGGGTGACTTCTCTAAGGACTCTATTAAATTTTCGCATAGCATTAAAGTAGATCTAGACTAAACTTGATTACCGATTTTCATTGAAATCTCCTTGAATCCTTTTCCGTAATTAAAATACAATAGTTTGTGAGCAGATCTcgattatatttttaaatatttctttgttttgttatcATTTGTGATTTTGACTTATcaaacttaaaatttattttaaaatcatttcGACATTAAACATTAATGAATTAGgactataaaaaaaactaggtagtaaaaaaaaaagaatataagtttaaaaaaaaaaagtcttaaACTTGTATCAGGCCTTGCTTAactgaatatatgtatttgtacaagttttcttatttcaagaacaaaaaaaaaattaaagatacAGAAAGAGAAAGGAAGGGAAATAGGCAAAGAAGTGCAGTTGATCGATTCATCATTAGCTGCTGCCACCCAAAATGGCTGAAATGCTGAAACCTTTCCTCTTAGTTGAAGGTGGCTCCGGTGGCAGATCTCCGGCAGATGATTGCGGCAATGCGGGCATCGGagttggtgttgttgctgttcttgTATCTTCTGTTGCTTCGCTGCCCACATCCAGTTCTAGTTCATCTGTCACTGATTCATCTGATGATgcctgatgctgctgctgctgcaataTTGCTTCACCGGAAATGTGACTTTGCGGCAATGTATGCAGCGCAGGAAGTGAAGGTAAAGCAGCTTGCAAAATGGACGCGGATGGATAAAGGGGCGATTGTAGGGGGACATTTCCATTATACTCTTGCTgctgatgacgatgatgatgctgatgatgatgatgaggggATCGTCCAAGGTATGTGCAGGCCAAATCCACTAGTGAAGGTCGCAATAGGCTTTGCATATTCTGTTGGAAATGCTGCATAAAGACACTGGAATTGCGGTGACCCAAGATGGGGGGCAGCgaagctgttgttgttgatgatgacgacgacgaggacgaTGGCGGTggaggcggcggcggtggaggTGAACTGAGACCAAGAGAACTGGAACTGGCGCCAGTCTCTTGCCCATTGCCATCCAGCGATGATGATAAGGAGCTGGCGGAACCATTTGATCTCAGGCGCTTAATTTGCGGCCCATCCAGATCGCTGTTTGCTGTTTGTTCGCTCGATTTCGTTGGCGACATGTCAAGCGAACCTGAACCCGAACCCGTTCCCATACCCATACCCATTCCTATGCCCATGCCCATACCCATACCTATACCCATACCAATTCCTGTCTGTGACTGCGATTGCGTCTGATCTTGATCTTCATCCGTTGGCGATGAAGACATTTTGCGTTTGCAGCGCGATTGTCCAGTTTCGCGGAAGCCCTTGGCAAACGGATTATTGTCGATCTTCAGCTTGGTGATGCGATCGTTCTgtgaaaatccaaaataacagagaaacagaaaagaaaaaaaaaaaaaatcacataaCGAAATGATACGAAACGAAAGAAATACAGTTGACAAGATTGCGTGAAATATGACGATTCTAAAGAGTGAGAGACAAGGCGAATGACTGGAAACTGGCGTCCAGTAGCTGGCGTTAAGTAACAGAGCCACTTGACACCAGTCCCAGAGAGTCGAAAGTCGAAAAGTGGCCCTCAACGTCGTCTCCGTCCTCCGTCCTCCGTCATCCTTCTCATGACTTGACAACTTTGTGACGACGCTAATTAGAAGCCGACTGCgtcgactgactgactggctgactggcgTCGCCTGTCAATGGGCCTAGACCTAGACAAAAACACAGCAAGGCGCTCAAATTTACAAGGATGTGGCTATCCAACTTCCTAAAACAACACAGAGAAAACTGATGACTTCTTGCCTGCCTCTCGGACCTCAATTTTCAATCCTTAACCTAGACAAAGGGCGTATCATGCTAATTTAAGACATTGGCCAAGCTACCCATGGCGTGAGCGATCGACGTTTGCCGAAAATTAACCAATTAGTGCACTCAACTCACTCAATGCTCAATGAATTGGCAAAAAGCGGACGGACGTACATAGATACATTTAACCCCTTTGACTATGCTATGTTTATTTCTTCCCCGTCTTGGGCTTCCTCTTTCACTTACCTGATATGCTGTCACGGCAACAAATTCAGTTTCGGTAAAAACAAAAGCCTGTTGTGGGGCCCAAGGTATTTGCGCCAGATCAGCGGTGCGTATGACATGCAGACGCGGCTGATACTTATGCATACTGGCCAAGACAATCTACACGGAGAtcaagggagagagagagataaagaaagagagacagagagggagagggagagtaAAACTGTAATTGGAGACAAGATCAAAGCTTTAATTTGACTTACATGTCCGCTATTGTCCAATGTGTTATTGGTCAATTTAACCTTATTGAAGAGTATCGGTTGAGCCTGCCAATGGGCTCCAGTGGCCGGACTATCTGGATGTAGATACATGCGCTGAGGACTCTGTGGTTCGGCTCCACCGGCTGGCACCCATTGGGAGCCAGAGAATTTGTAACGACAATCGCCAATGGGCACCATTTCCAACAGAACACAATAATTGGTCTCCTCATCCAGGCCGGCAACACTCAATCGCATTGAAGGAAACATGCGTCTACaaggaaaaaagaagaaggaaaTGCAGGAAAATTTCAAGAAAACAATCTCATGTTTATCgagaacaaaaaacaaatactcAAATATAGTCATGGAAAATCAAAGAGGACTCCCTAACAACCTTTACCTTCCTCCTTCTCCCAAACTATTATTGTATTGTGGGcgtaacaaatatttaattgtgaGTTTTCTTGGGCTTGTTTCATGCGCCATATAATTAGCCTCTTAGCCCAAGACAAATAGAGACAGTAAGAAAGAGAGGGAgcgagagtgagagtgagagggaCAATCGGAGAATTGTAGGATCGTTATGGAGATCGTTTGCCCTGCGTTTACTCTGTGCTAACAAGGATCTCGGAGTAGAAACCCTGCCACAGGCACAGCAGGTGGTCACGGCTCTTGGCGCCAGCCGCCGCGCAACTTAACTCGGGGAGAGAcaaggagagagagacacagagagagatagagaggcaCAAGTGATTCGTTCCTTGTTTTTGgcaatgattttattttttttgtatttctccACACGCACCGatgattaattaattgaaCTTTGTGGCGTTTTGGTTTGCTTACATttaatttggttgcttggttccTTTTCtgggttgttgttttttgttttgccccCTTCCACCTCTCTTTGGGTTTATTTGTGGCTAAATTCCATTAGACCACagacaagagagagagaaatattTCGACATTTGTGTGGTTtagaatttcattttcaatttgttggctgttgttggtttttttttttttttttttgctttttggcaaCATGTTTCTTGCCTTTTTTGGTCTCTTCTCTCTTCTGACTCGTGCATTTTTGACAAACGATTTGTTAAGAT
The sequence above is a segment of the Drosophila willistoni isolate 14030-0811.24 chromosome XR unlocalized genomic scaffold, UCI_dwil_1.1 Seg143, whole genome shotgun sequence genome. Coding sequences within it:
- the LOC6646332 gene encoding T-box transcription factor TBX20, encoding MITMNELVDLRMQQHLAHEIYRQQIMQRIPDPFPPILPIAMPRHVIMPPRVTLPGVEMTLQNDDLWKQFHQIGTEMIITKSGRRMFPSMRLSVAGLDEETNYCVLLEMVPIGDCRYKFSGSQWVPAGGAEPQSPQRMYLHPDSPATGAHWQAQPILFNKVKLTNNTLDNSGHIVLASMHKYQPRLHVIRTADLAQIPWAPQQAFVFTETEFVAVTAYQNDRITKLKIDNNPFAKGFRETGQSRCKRKMSSSPTDEDQDQTQSQSQTGIGMGIGMGMGMGIGMGMGMGTGSGSGSLDMSPTKSSEQTANSDLDGPQIKRLRSNGSASSLSSSLDGNGQETGASSSSLGLSSPPPPPPPPPSSSSSSSSTTTASLPPILGHRNSSVFMQHFQQNMQSLLRPSLVDLACTYLGRSPHHHHQHHHRHQQQEYNGNVPLQSPLYPSASILQAALPSLPALHTLPQSHISGEAILQQQQHQASSDESVTDELELDVGSEATEDTRTATTPTPMPALPQSSAGDLPPEPPSTKRKGFSISAILGGSS